A single genomic interval of Desulfolucanica intricata harbors:
- the murI gene encoding glutamate racemase yields MTNPAPIGFFDSGVGGLSIMNEVRRLLPKENMIYFADSAYCPYGVKPPNVIRARCINICDFLIEQGVKLIVVASNTTSVAGLDILRQRYTVPIVGVEPAIKPAAEKSRSGKIGIMATEVTLSGERFASLVRRFGSGVEVYTQPCPGLVELVEEGKLEGPETKSLLNRYLNPILAQGSDTIVLGCTHYPFLRSTILELVGPEIMILDTGEAVARQVNRIINRYELTTSATKGGWVKFFTSGDAEKATKVIQYLWKDKNIKVKHISLNT; encoded by the coding sequence ATGACAAACCCGGCCCCGATTGGTTTTTTTGATTCCGGTGTCGGCGGCCTGTCCATCATGAATGAAGTACGCCGGTTGCTCCCGAAAGAAAATATGATTTATTTTGCTGACTCGGCATATTGCCCTTACGGAGTAAAGCCACCGAACGTTATCCGGGCTCGCTGCATTAATATCTGTGATTTTTTAATAGAACAGGGTGTAAAGTTAATAGTCGTAGCCAGCAACACCACTTCAGTAGCCGGTCTTGATATACTTCGCCAACGGTACACCGTACCGATTGTCGGAGTGGAACCGGCTATTAAACCGGCAGCCGAAAAATCCCGCAGCGGAAAAATCGGAATCATGGCTACAGAAGTAACTTTGTCCGGAGAAAGGTTTGCTTCATTAGTTAGACGTTTCGGCAGCGGAGTTGAAGTATATACCCAACCCTGTCCCGGGCTGGTAGAATTAGTCGAAGAGGGAAAATTGGAAGGCCCGGAAACAAAGTCCTTACTGAACCGTTATTTAAATCCTATATTAGCTCAAGGAAGTGACACCATCGTTTTAGGGTGTACCCACTATCCCTTTTTACGATCTACAATACTAGAACTGGTGGGCCCGGAAATAATGATTTTAGATACCGGCGAAGCCGTAGCCAGGCAGGTAAACAGAATAATCAACCGTTACGAATTGACTACTTCTGCTACCAAGGGCGGGTGGGTAAAGTTCTTTACCAGCGGGGATGCCGAAAAAGCAACTAAAGTAATTCAATACTTATGGAAAGACAAAAACATTAAAGTCAAACATATTAGTTTAAATACATAA